The region ttatgcaaatccagtgctCGGGCATGCGCAGCAGAGAGGGGCtctataaccctggtagctgactGACCTTCCACtgggggtgctaaagagcacagaacgTTCTTCAATATGTCTGGTGCGTGCCACTGGCCGTGGATTATGGAAATCGCCTCCTCTGGAGGTGCCCCGTCCCCAGCCCGAACCTTGCCCTCCGAATCTGAGCGTGTGCCTGGCACCACCCTCCTTTGCCCCTGCGCCACCTTTCCCATCATTCCGGCAGAATCCTGGCGCCTCGTGAGTTCTGGTCCCACCTCATAATGCCAGGGGTCTACGTCAGGCTGCATGAAGGAACCGTCGTGTGGTGAGCGCCACCTGCAGGACCAGGCCTTCACCTCGGCGTCCTCATCTAGGGGTGCCAGTCACGCTTACGTGGTAGAGGAGGGCAGCCCGCGCCACACTCATGGGGTCTTCTGCATCCAAGGCTGCCCTCCAGGCGACCCCCAAAGAGCCCAGGGAGCCCAAGCCGAAACACTTGGCCTGTGAGTAGCGTCCGGGCTGGGCAGCTCGCGCGGCTCCTGCCGTCCAGGGCTGGGGGACCCTCTAACGCAGGTGCCCGGCGTGCTCCCGCCAGCCTCCCCCTGGCGACACCCGCACGCGAGGCGTCGTGTGGATTCTCACTTCCAATCGTCTCGAAGCACGTGAAAGAACCACTGGCGGTTTTTATGTCCAATTccgaaatatttagaaattattcagGGAACTTAGGTAGGAGACAAGGGGGCAGCACCCACGCTTCTGCAAAGGTTCTCGCTTGCCAAGGCCACCCCGGCCCGTTTGTGTAGAAACCGTGACATCTGCGGAGTCAGTTCTCCCACGGGCACTGCTCAGCCAGGACCTGTGAGTTGAGTACACAGGCCTTAGAGTGTCCCCAGCAGCACCTTTGGGCTCCTGTGTGTGATGCGAAGGGGAGGGGTCTTCATTCTTGAGGGGACCTGTTAAAGATTCCCAGGCCAGGCCCACAGTCCATTGCTTGAGCTTGTAGTGAGCCCTGATTTCATAAGCAACACGTGCTGCTGGCAACGCGCATGAATCCTCCTGCTCTGAAGCCTTCGCAGCTGACTAACACTTTGATCACCACTTCACTTTGGTATTTTGCTTAAAAACTATCCATTGACTTAATCTGTACTTACCTGCTGACGTTTTACCTtctcatcatcatcataatgTGCATGTGTTATAGCAGCTCACTGTTTACTAAGTTAAACAGATTAAGTTCCATTATACATATGTTTTTGAAGTTTGCTAAGCACTATTCTGGGCAGCCTGTGTGCTAGATTCTGGGGAAATATCTATGACAAACCCTGGATGATGACGTCATGTTCCAGAAATGGCTTCTTGGGACCTAAGGGATGAGCAGTAGTTACACACTTCCCTTGAGAGAGTCGGTAATGACACTGGTAGAAGCTGACTCTCTGGACTCAAACAAATCTAATtacaaatcccagctctgcaattTTACGTGTATGACCTTGGGTATGTTACTTCCCTTCTTGAGtactattcattcatttcacaagtaTTTACCATAACCTTTATGGGCCATCTACTGTGCTAGGTCTTGGTGACTGAAATGGacacagtccctgctctcatCGAGTGTAGAGGATAAGAGGGTAAACAGGTGTTCATATCAGGTAACACATATCAGTACAGATGGTAATATAtgtaatgaagaaaatgtttttgattaTTCCTTTGTCATTTCTCTGAGATTTGACTGCATCTGTCTTTAAGTTAAAATGaccaattttcttttcaaaaactttctgtctgtattttaATGCTTGTCACTGTCTCTAATTTAGATCTAATACAgtacatcaatgaaacaaatatgAGCGTTCAACATCTGGCTGATGTTCTTCATAGGAAAACGAGGAGCAGTAACTGGGTGGTGGTGTTCAAAGCTCTGGTTACTGCGCATCATCTCATGGTCCACGGAAATGAGGTGAGTGTGCTGTGCGCTCCAGCGGGAGGCCTTCCCTTCCTTCTGGTACAATAGACTGCGTGCACGCAAGTGCGAAATGTTCCTGCTTTGTCAAGGGCGTATTACCTTTTGCTTTTGTTAGTGACAAGTGGGGGAAGTGAATAGcagtattaaaaatgtttttttctgtttttattaatgaATGCATCTTTGTCATTAGTATTACTTGAGGTATGCCATTTTAGCCACTGGTAAAGTAGCCATTGGGTAATAAAGTGGATAATAGAGTGGGTATTTCTCTTAATCCTTTAGATGATTTaaaccctcccccccaaaaaaactttaaaatgtattactgCATAACTGCTTTACTTTGCCAAGGGAAACTGTACACCTGAGTGTGTGATATCATCACCTGTCCTCCTCTCCCCATAGGCACATACTTTTAGTGTTCCATAGAACACCTGAAATGCTCTATAGCATTAAATTActtatcattttctattttaaatttacaatttgTCTCAGTAAAATCGCATTAAAAATTAGGGTTTAGAAATtggctttattttgaaatttataaagcGATAGTAATTACACAGTAGGGTATTGGGAAAAACAGAACGTATATATAAATGGAACttaatagagagctcagaaatgaaACCCTACTTATATATGAGCTAGGTGGCACTAAAAACATGCAGGAGAAAGTAAGGGGGAAATAATTACAAGAAAGTCTGTTGGCACAAATGGCATCCCTACGGAAGAAATAGAATGAGATCCTTATCTtactttatatacaaaaataaactccacATGGAGGAAATATCGAAAGGcaaaaaactaaattttgaaactgaaaaaaatgtagaatgtgCTTATGACATTCAAGTCGGGAAGACACCATAAAGTTGAAAGAAGGTATTTGCGACATGTATATTACAGACcaaagattaatattcagaatacatcATTGTAAGAAAAAGGCAATACAACAGACTAATGAGCGAAAGAACCCaacagttcacagaaaaggaaaccagaATGTCTGACAGCTAATTCATGTCCGATAGCATGTCTGAGAACATGTTCAGATTAGCACAATTTAAGATTTCTGACAGAATAAAGAGTTGGGAAGACACTGAGGAAATGGGAAATACCCTGCAGATGATGTGTAAATTACTAGCTGGTGTAGTTTATCAGTGTGGAGAGGAGAACACTGGGACGCATTCAACAAAATCACCCAGCTGGTGACCCagcaaatctatttctcacagcaTATTTATAATAACGAAAAACTGGAAATCACCTACATTTTCATCAGTAGGGAACAGGTAAAATGAGGTGTGGttatacagtgaaatactatATGACACTAAATGGGATGTATACCAGCAAGGCTAGATCTCAAAACCAATGCTAATCGAGGAAGCAAGTTATAGAATGACATTTGGAGTACAAtaacatttatgtaaattttaaaacatacacacaatatTTGTCCATGGAACAAATACATatgaaactataaagaaaatagactttaaagataGCATGTTAAAAATTATGACATCAGTTACTTCTAGTagtaggagaaaaaggaaattggcCTTGGGAACAGGGCAAAGGGTACGTGAGCTTTTTCTgtaatactttattccttttattttaaaaatagactggAAGCAGTTATGTCAAAAACTGAGCAGTTCTCATTTCTAGATAGTGGGGTACACAGATGTATCCTATTATTCTTTGTACTTCTCTGTAACTTACAATTATTCAAAATCAAAAGGGGGAAATGGCTAGAAAGAAAGTCTTGGAGGAAAGGTGTGTATTCACATGAACTTTCATGTTTAACCCCTTGTTAATTTGGGGACTAGGTAAACAGAGGGTAACTGACAGCACAGCGAAtgcttgtactggccagcccagaaTGTGATCGTGACTAACTTAATCAGTACTCCTGAAATAGATAGAACCTGCATGGCAGAACTCTGTCAAATATACATTCATAAGGGCAAACTCATTCATAAACTAGCTTTGTGTCCAGAAACTAATTTTAGGATTCGGCCCATTTGTCTCACAGCGTTTCATCCAACATCTTGCATCTCGACCCTCTTTCTTCACGTTACACAGCTTCCTGGATATAAGCGTCATAGAAGGTAAGATGGGTCCTTGATGGAAATGTTTCCATGTGTCAAGGAGGGGAAAGTTCTGAAAACCATGGCTAGTTAAGAAAATTGGTCTCAATTATTTTAAGCCAACTTgggttgggtttctgtcacttgcaatcaAAAAAAGTCTCTATTTGTGTATGAAAGTACCTGTtccataagtaaataaataaatcaacaaacaaCCTAACTAGTGTGTGGTGCGGTGCACTTTTTATAAAGGTGAATAATCCCTAAGTTCATTGGTATAATGCATTTTTGACTGCGTACTAAGAATATGCTATGTGCTAGAGGAAAAAAGGTTAATGAAACCTCCAGGTCTTTATTCAGTGAGGCCTTGTCCAGCCTGCCTAAAACTGCAGCACACCTTTATGCCACCTCTCGGCCTGAGTTTTATTCTTGCCACTTCTTACCAACTAATTgcctgtgttctgtgttttcctttttattttattttatgttatttttgcgTAATTGTCTGACAATCTCCATTGGAATGTAAGCGCTATgagagcagggatttttgtctatttaattCACTGCTGAACTTCCAGCACCTAGCAGAGCCTCACCCATAGTGAGCACTCAACAATggtgaaggaatgaataaactgAGTAAATGAATCAAGGTAACCAGAAATTGGGTTTCTCCCATGgcctttctttctccattttctctatGAAGTTGGGGTCAGGGTCATTTGCTAATTGGAGGAAGGGTGGAGAAGGGGAGGTGGCGATGGGAAAGTGCCGAGAATTTACAGCCGTTTCTGTGGAAATGTGAGAGGAGCTGGGAAAGTTCAACTGTTCCCTCTGTTCAGGAATATCACTATCAACACCACATCATGGGGTGATATGAAGTCTTTCAGTaactaaaaaataatctttaacaGAAAATTTGAGGCAGGTGGGACTAGATGATGAATAAAGGCCGTTCTACCTTTTGTGCTTACAGAGACATTGCTGAGGCGTACGGGTAAATGTGGAATGATAAGTCTTTGCATATTGGTGTATTATAAATAGTTGTATTGGTTGAATtggaaataatcaaatattttatttttaggttataCGATGTCAGCCTTCATCAGACGGTACAGCAGGTATTTGAATGAAAAGTCACTCGCATACAGACTGATGGCATCTGACGTTACAAAAAGCAAGAGAGGGTCAGTAATTATCCTTAGTTTGTAAGCAAGAAATACTGACACATATGTGGTCTGCTTTGTAGTTTGTCAAAAACACAGCTCTGTGTTAAGATGCTGATGTCACAGTGCTtttcaaattcttaatttttgatgtttataaatttcttttatcttttataggAGAGACGGTGTGATAAGAGCTATGAGTACTGAACAGCTGCTAAAGACGCTTCCAGTTATTCAAACCCAGCTGGATGctcttcttaattttaatgtaagaactttagaaatccttttttttcccctttaatatCAGTCAATATCATTGTTTAACTGTAGATGGGAGAAGGATTTTTTTAACTCTGGTGGTAATTGATgactcttatttaattttcaggcAAATCCTGATGAACTAACTAATGGTATAATACGTGCTGCTTTTATGCTTCTCTTTAGAGATGCTCTTCGTCTCTTTGCAGCCTATAATGAAGGGATCCTTAATCTGCTAGGTAGGATaaagaataaacaatatttttaaaagataagatggtaaaaatactttatttgtgAAAATCTTTTACCTCTACATTCAGACTCATATTTGCTTTAGATTTAAAATAGAGAGTCCTTACAGGctcatgtgtatttttaaacaatgagatattacattgtttttttggttaaaaattaTTTGTCGAATTAGCCACAaggcttttccatttttatacacATGTTAACTGATATTTCTGGGAAATTTACCAGGGAATCAACTAGGTTGCCATGTTTATGCAGTACACATTAAGGCCCATTTCCACCAAAGTCAAATAAGACAGCTCTGACTTTTATAAGAAGGTAAAGTCAATTACATAAGTTACTGTTATAGATTATATACAAGCATATTTTGTAGGCTTCTCAGGAAATTTCTGTCATCATTTAGACCTAATGAATGGTTCATTTCATTGCAAGCATTTTCCCAACTTTATTGATGGGAATTTAAGCTCTTTTCTTAAACTGAAGAAATGCCTAGTACATTTATAGGGTTATAAAAGAGTAGAAAACACAGCACCTTCCTCAGAGAGTTTCAGAGCTTGCTGTTAATCACAAAGACTATAGACCAGAAGTTGGAGACATTTAAATCTAAACTATCCGTGTATGCTGTTAAATTCCATGCATATTCCCAGCACTAGTGTTTGTTATACAGGACTTAATCTGTAAAAATCTGTTGATTCCAGGGATTGAACAGTGCTATTTGTGCTTGTTCAAGCAGAAAATAAGTGGATCAAAACTATGATTGTTTTGAACAGGTTAAAATCATATACAGAATCAGCTTAAAATAGAGTAGAATGGAGTGAAACTTGAAAATCGCTACAACATTGGCTGCTtcctgctaattttttttttctatttttagacaaGTTTTTTGACATGAGGAAGAACCAGTACAAGGAGAGTTTGGGGATTTACATCAACTTCCTCGAAAAAACCACCAAATTGACACAGTTCCTGGAGGTTGCAGAGGTACAGAAATCCGTTTCTATCCAAGGCCTTTCTGCTGTTTTCTGCATTAGTTTAGTGTCAGGTGTAGCTATACCTCCTCCCCCAACCACATCActacacagagacacagaaattGGTAGTAGTTTTAACTACTTTGTAAATAGTAAAACTAAAAGCTAAAATTAGGTccttcgcttttttttttttttttttgagcacgTTTACAATGCACTTGTGCTAAAAAGCAATCTTACAAGGACTTCTGTTTGTAGCCGTGAGGATAGGCAGTACCAAGTTTCCCCTCTCATCAGAAACTCTAGAACTGGACGAAAATATATATGATGGAAGTCTTTTTAGACAGTGGACAAGAGGTAGAACAGGACTGtgatcagagagagaaagaaacatataAGGTGATGACACTCTGGAgaccccaagcaggataaatacaaagagaacCACACATAGGCAAGTGACAGTCAAACTTCTGGAAACCAAGAGAACAAAGACATATTATCCACAGGAGAACAACAGCATGAATAGTGGCTGACTCCTG is a window of Cynocephalus volans isolate mCynVol1 chromosome X, mCynVol1.pri, whole genome shotgun sequence DNA encoding:
- the LOC134368589 gene encoding phosphatidylinositol-binding clathrin assembly protein-like, whose amino-acid sequence is MKEPSCGERHLQDQAFTSASSSRGASHAYVVEEGSPRHTHGVFCIQGCPPGDPQRAQGAQAETLDLIQYINETNMSVQHLADVLHRKTRSSNWVVVFKALVTAHHLMVHGNERFIQHLASRPSFFTLHSFLDISVIEGYTMSAFIRRYSRYLNEKSLAYRLMASDVTKSKRGRDGVIRAMSTEQLLKTLPVIQTQLDALLNFNANPDELTNGIIRAAFMLLFRDALRLFAAYNEGILNLLDKFFDMRKNQYKESLGIYINFLEKTTKLTQFLEVAEQVGIDQSNIPNLIQPPRSSLEALKQHLASLEEKNISPPCSMYRSKPSAQGKLFRSGPFKAAHHTCSWLPSLWHRYVDCARVKSKTTVAERERAGEAQAQPGSTQCWTLEARKQPHVVQIKQLQEAGPDLASTKRFVKEPVLAT